AACGAATCGAATCAGTCGACTTCGTTCCGGCGGTCAGTCCGAGCGTTCGGCGTAGGGGGTAACGCCAGCGGCGTCCATCTGGTCGTGGAACCGCTGCCGTCGAGCCTCCCGTTCCTCGGTCGACATCCGGTCGTTGGTCCAGATCTGACCGCTGGTGTCCTGGTGGACCTCGCAGCCGTCGACCTCGTCGAGCGACTCGACGCGCTCGCGCACCTCGTCGTTGATGTCGAGGAAGTACGTACATCGCTGTGAGGTCAGGAGGAGCGTCACCTCCACGTCGCGGCCGTCGACCGCGATGGACTCGACGAGACCGAGGTCGAGGATGCTGATCGGGTGATCGCTCATACAGCTACAGGGGTCGAGCACCTCGTCCAGTTGCGCCTTGACCTTCGTCTTGCGCTCGTCGTCGAACTCCGTGCTCGGCGTGACGTGCGTGGCCTCTTCCGTCCGCGCGTAGGGGTCGGTGTGTGCGGACATGGTTAGTCGTCGGACGCGAGAGCCGAGTCGGCTTCGTACGTCGACCACGGCTCGGCGGGGAAGTCGCCGCTCTCTTCGCGTTCCGTGCGGAGCTGGTCCCACTTGTCCCCCTGGATGTCCTTCTTGATCTGCTCGGGGTCCTTGTCGAGGAGCCGAAGCGCGTTCTTGCCGAGGATCTTTTCTTTCATCTCCTGTGTGACTTCGGGGTAGTCGTAGTCTTCGATCAGGTCTTCGGGCATCTCGAAGTTCCGGATGCCGTCGATGGGTGGCTGAGGGTGCAGCGCCGTCGCACCCCCGGCGTAGACGATGCGGTCCGGGCCGGCCCAGTAGAGCAGTTCACCGAGCGCTTTCGCGAACTTCCGCGGTCGGGTGTTGACGAGACAGGCGGTGTTCTCGAGGTTGGCGTAGACGTTGTCGTGGCTCGCCATCGCGAGCACCGTCTCCTCTACGAACGAGAAGCCCGCGTGGATGATCTCGAAGTTGACGTCGGGGAACGAGTTGGCCGCGTCCTCGACGTCGTCGGGCTTGAAGTAGCGAACGGGCGCCGTCGCGAACGGGATGAACTTGTGGATAGCCAGCGTGTCGACCTCGGAGTCGGCGACTCGCTGGAGAAGGGGCCAGACGGCCTCTTCGGTCAACTGGAGCGAGAGGTCGTTGCCGTTCTGGTAGCGCGCGGGATAGAACTTGATGCCCTCGACTCCGTCTTTCGCGGCGAACTCCTCTATCTGGTCGCCCGCGTCGTCTTCGAGCGGGTTGATGTCGACGTACATCGACACGCGCTCGGGGTTCTGCTCCATGAACTCGAAACCCTTCTCGCGGGAGACGTAGCCGTCGTGGAAGTAGTCGTCGAGCGGCAGGGAGTGGTAGACCGAGTAGTCGATCTGACTCTCTAAGAAGAGGAGCCGAGCGAGCTCTTCGGGCTGGTGGTCGCGGTAGAACACCTCTTCGGACGGTACGTAGCCGTCGGGGAGGAGCTTCGCACCGAGCTCGTACGTCTCGTCGTCCCAGATCTGTGCGTGTGGGTGTTTGTGATTCTCTGGCGTGTGGTTGAAGCAGTGTGACACGGAGTCCACTACGAGTGAGCCACTGTCTAACATCTCGTGGTGTACGTCAAGTGAGCCATTATTAAACATTTGGGTAAGCGGCGGCAGTTCGTGTGTCGACAGTGATCGTTTGACCCGCACAGAGTCATCACCCGGAGTCAGTCAGTACACGACACCTGCGC
This genomic stretch from Halogeometricum sp. S1BR25-6 harbors:
- a CDS encoding metal-sulfur cluster assembly factor; this encodes MSAHTDPYARTEEATHVTPSTEFDDERKTKVKAQLDEVLDPCSCMSDHPISILDLGLVESIAVDGRDVEVTLLLTSQRCTYFLDINDEVRERVESLDEVDGCEVHQDTSGQIWTNDRMSTEEREARRQRFHDQMDAAGVTPYAERSD
- a CDS encoding amidohydrolase family protein, which gives rise to MDSVSHCFNHTPENHKHPHAQIWDDETYELGAKLLPDGYVPSEEVFYRDHQPEELARLLFLESQIDYSVYHSLPLDDYFHDGYVSREKGFEFMEQNPERVSMYVDINPLEDDAGDQIEEFAAKDGVEGIKFYPARYQNGNDLSLQLTEEAVWPLLQRVADSEVDTLAIHKFIPFATAPVRYFKPDDVEDAANSFPDVNFEIIHAGFSFVEETVLAMASHDNVYANLENTACLVNTRPRKFAKALGELLYWAGPDRIVYAGGATALHPQPPIDGIRNFEMPEDLIEDYDYPEVTQEMKEKILGKNALRLLDKDPEQIKKDIQGDKWDQLRTEREESGDFPAEPWSTYEADSALASDD